CACTGATCCGGAACTGCACACCCATCCGCTCCTGAGAAAAACCCTTGAAAAGTTCTGGGAAGGAAAGATCGAACTCTTTAAAACAGGCTGAGGGAAAACATGCTGAAACGGATAAAAGACAACTTCGACCGAGGAGTCGAAAAAATAAAGTGGTTTTCAACCCTGGTTTCCGACCGGACAAAAATAGAGATTTCCGTGATTAAGCTGCTGTATCATTCTGAACAGATGGAGAAAAAAAAGGAAGAGCTTATTAAGACAATCGGCCAGCGGGTATACGAACTGAAAGAGAACCCTGAAAGGAACATCCTCAAAGACAGGGTTATCACGGAGGCGATCGGCGAGATCGAAACACTGAATAACGACATCGAATCCACCAGAAAAAAGGCATCTGAAATAAGCAGTACCAGTTGAAGACCATGATCAATCTGCCAGGACCAAGTGATCATCCGTACGTGATTCGTACATTTCAGCAAATGCTCAGGAAACATACGTTGCCAGGCTCTTGTTCCGTATACGCATGAATACTGTCATCCTTTACCTGTTCATCTTCGTTCTCGGTTCCCTGATCGGCTCATTCCTGAATGTCTGCATTTACCGGTTGCCCAGGAACCAGTCGATTGTGCTGCCGTCTTCAAAATGCCCCTCCTGTGACAATCCGATCCAACCATACGACAATATCCCGATCCTGAGTTATCTGCTGCTCGGCGGGAAATGCAGAAATTGCAGGGCAACAATAGGCTTCAGATACCCGCTGGTAGAATTCCTGAATGCTTCATTATACGTCTTTATTGTATGGAGGTTCGGGATAGGGGTCCATACCCTTTTTTATTTTCTCTTCTGTTCGGCGCTCATTGCCATCACCTTTATCGACCTGGATTTCCAGATCATTCCTGACAGGATCACCCTTCCCGGCATCCCGATCGGTCTTATCGCAGGGTCATTCCTGATGCCCGATCCGTTTCTGCGGTACACGCTTCTCGGGTTCAAATCGTCCGCAATCGGTTTTCTTGCCGGCGGCGGGCTTTTTTACGCGATTGCCGTACTCAGCAGAGGCGGCATGGGAGGCGGAGACATCAAACTTATGGCAATGGTCGGGAGCCTCCTGGGATGGAAAGCGGTGCTCTCGACAACCTTCTTCGGCAGCCTTACGGGAGCTGTCGTCGGGATTTTCATGATGGTGATGAAGGGCAAGGGAAGAAAAACAAAAATCCCGTTCGGACCTTTCCTCGCGCTCGGCGCCCTTGTAAGTCTTTTCTACGGCCAGGAGATTCTTTTCTGGTATCTCAGGAGGTAAATAACCCTTGGATTCCGGCCTGATATTTTTTTATTCGATCGTTTTTCTGATCATCCTTGTTGCGTCTTTCCTCGTCCTGCGGATTTTGCTCAGGTTTTACCGTACAAAAAAGAATCTGGAGCAGCAAGATGTTTCCAGGGTGGGTTTTGTCGTGGATACCTTCCATGACCTTGTATCCCAGCTGAAAGAGAAGGAAAAGGAGCTCGAAACACTCAGAAACAGGGCTGAAGACCGGGCAACCGCCATCGAAGGATATAATGAAAACATCCTGCAGAGCGTTCCGAGCGGTGTCATCAGCTTTGATGAGGAAATGAAAATCACGAAGGTCAATTCCGCTGCCGAAAAGATTCTTGAAATCGATGGAGAAACAGTTGCCGGAAAGCTCCATTCAGACATCCTGAGCAAGCCGATCACTGACTTTCTGACCGAAAGAAAGGTCATTGAACGGGGCGAGATAAGCTACCTGACTCCTTCAGGGAAAAAGATCTGGCTTGGACTCACGCTCTCTCCACTGAAAGACAAGGGGGGAACAATAATCGGCCAGATACTCATTTTCACGGACCTTACCCATCTTAAGGCGATTGAATCCCAGATCGAACTCAGGAACCGTCTGTCGAGCCTCGGAGAAATTTCTGCCGGGATCGCACACGAAATGAGAAATCCGATGGCGGTCATTGCTGGGTATACCAAAATCCTTTCCAGAAAAGCGGACAGCTCTCTGAAACCTACGGTTGAGGCCATATTGAAAGAGATCGCGGTCATGGACAGGATCATATCCGATTTCCTCTCCTTCGCAAAACCGGTTGATCTTAATCCAACCCGGATTGATCTCAAGGCGATAATAGAAACCTGTGTTTCCTCGATTGCCGGTACACGCAGCGATATTGCGCTCAACGTTGCCATCGGTTCGATCCCTGCCTTTAAGGGCGACGAGGTGCTCATGCGTCAGGCGTTCATCAATATTATCCAGAACGCTGCTGAAGCGATGCCACAGGGAGGAAAACTCATCATAAAGGCTTCACCGTTGCCGGTTTCGTCAGGAAATTTTTTTGATATTCTCATCATCGATACAGGGCATGGAATCTCCGAGAATGTACGGGGCAAGATCTTCCTCCCGTTTTTTACGACGAAAGAGAAGGGCACAGGCCTCGGCCTCGCAATTGTACACAAGATTGTCGTGTCCCACGGGGGAAGCATCTCCTTTCTCAGCACCGACAAAGGTACAACATTCAGGATACGGTTGCCGGCTGCTGCGTAATGCAGTATCGATAAAGCACCGCTAATTGGTCATGATAAAGAGATTATTGTTATAATACCCAATGTCCAGAATTACTATTCAGGATTTCCTGACAAAAAAGCATGATCAGAAGAAAATCACCATGCTCACCGCCTATGACTATCCATTCGCAAAAATAGTCGATGAGGCCGGTATTGACGGCATAATTGTCGGCGACTCCCTGGGCATGGTGGTACAGGGACTTGAAAACACCCTTCCGGTTACCATGGATGAGATGATCTACCACACAAAGATCGTTTCCAGGGCCGTCCAGAGCAGTCTTGTAGTCGGCGACCTCCCCTTCATGTCATATCAGGCCAGCCTTTCGGAAGCGGTCCGGAATGCAGGAAGGTTCCTGAAAGAGGCAGGCGCCTCGGCCGTCAAGATAGAAGGCGGCGCTGAAGTGGCAGAGCACATTAGGGCCATGACAAGGTCTGATATCCCGGTCATGGCGCACATCGGTCTCACCCCGCAATCGATCCACAGGATGGGCGGGTACAAAGTCCAGGGAAAGACGGA
The Nitrospirota bacterium genome window above contains:
- a CDS encoding prepilin peptidase, whose translation is MNTVILYLFIFVLGSLIGSFLNVCIYRLPRNQSIVLPSSKCPSCDNPIQPYDNIPILSYLLLGGKCRNCRATIGFRYPLVEFLNASLYVFIVWRFGIGVHTLFYFLFCSALIAITFIDLDFQIIPDRITLPGIPIGLIAGSFLMPDPFLRYTLLGFKSSAIGFLAGGGLFYAIAVLSRGGMGGGDIKLMAMVGSLLGWKAVLSTTFFGSLTGAVVGIFMMVMKGKGRKTKIPFGPFLALGALVSLFYGQEILFWYLRR
- a CDS encoding ATP-binding protein: MDSGLIFFYSIVFLIILVASFLVLRILLRFYRTKKNLEQQDVSRVGFVVDTFHDLVSQLKEKEKELETLRNRAEDRATAIEGYNENILQSVPSGVISFDEEMKITKVNSAAEKILEIDGETVAGKLHSDILSKPITDFLTERKVIERGEISYLTPSGKKIWLGLTLSPLKDKGGTIIGQILIFTDLTHLKAIESQIELRNRLSSLGEISAGIAHEMRNPMAVIAGYTKILSRKADSSLKPTVEAILKEIAVMDRIISDFLSFAKPVDLNPTRIDLKAIIETCVSSIAGTRSDIALNVAIGSIPAFKGDEVLMRQAFINIIQNAAEAMPQGGKLIIKASPLPVSSGNFFDILIIDTGHGISENVRGKIFLPFFTTKEKGTGLGLAIVHKIVVSHGGSISFLSTDKGTTFRIRLPAAA
- the panB gene encoding 3-methyl-2-oxobutanoate hydroxymethyltransferase, with protein sequence MSRITIQDFLTKKHDQKKITMLTAYDYPFAKIVDEAGIDGIIVGDSLGMVVQGLENTLPVTMDEMIYHTKIVSRAVQSSLVVGDLPFMSYQASLSEAVRNAGRFLKEAGASAVKIEGGAEVAEHIRAMTRSDIPVMAHIGLTPQSIHRMGGYKVQGKTEESAHRLLEEARIAEDAGAFSLLLEAIPMGLAKKITEELSIPTIGIGAGPHCDGQVLVLHDVIGLFERFLPKFAKRYTSLKDEALKAIELYRKEVEDGVFPSQDQSFK